In Arachis hypogaea cultivar Tifrunner chromosome 17, arahy.Tifrunner.gnm2.J5K5, whole genome shotgun sequence, a single window of DNA contains:
- the LOC112763449 gene encoding probable serine/threonine-protein kinase PBL25 produces MSCFSCFSSHEKKTEKRSRRSDHNNQHHKAETPHQPLKEVAKHHHHHHQNNNNYQNKARGGQQTESKILNKEGNKDTGSNNIAAQTFTFRELATTTKNFRQECLIGEGGFGRVYRGRLEKTNQEVAVKQLDRNGLQGNREFLVEVLMLSLLHHENLVNLIGYCADGDQRLLVYEYMPLGSLEDHLLDLLPQQKPLDWFKRMKIALHAAKGLEYLHDKANPPVIYRDLKSSNILLDRDFNAKLSDFGLAKLGPTGDKTHVSSRVMGTYGYCAPEYQRTGQLTVKSDVYSFGVVLLELITGRRAIDNTRPAREQNLVAWAYPIFKEPSRYPELADPFLEGNYPMRSLHQAVAVAAMCLNEEPSVRPLISDVVTALSFLGTTPVGQDGNNNIRIAPIDMPSPPLERGTDVVGAAAGSTITFNLMDDDSIAERQRVVADAIEWVSNNTRK; encoded by the exons ATGAGttgcttttcatgtttttcaagCCATGAAAAGAAGACAGAAAAGAGGTCAAGGAGGAGTGATCATAATAATCAACACCATAAAGCAGAAACGCCTCATCAACCTCTCAAGGAAGTAGccaaacatcatcatcatcatcatcaaa ATAATAATAATTATCAGAACAAGGCAAGGGGAGGCCAACAAACAGAatctaaaatattaaacaaagaaggaaacaaaGACACAGGAAGCAATAACATTGCTGCACAAACGTTCACTTTTCGTGAATTAGCTACTACTACAAAGAACTTCAGGCAGGAGTGCCTAATTGGGGAAGGTGGATTTGGTAGGGTTTATAGAGGACGACTTGAAAAGACAAACCAA GAAGTAGCTGTAAAGCAACTTGACAGGAATGGATTGCAAGGGAACAGAGAGTTCCTTGTTGAAGTGTTAATGTTGAGCTTGTTACACCATGAGAATCTGGTGAATCTAATTGGATATTGTGCTGATGGAGATCAAAGACTATTAGTATACGAGTACATGCCATTGGGATCTCTTGAGGACCATCTTCTCG ATCTTCTTCCACAACAAAAGCCACTAGATTGGttcaaaagaatgaaaatagcATTACACGCCGCAAAAGGGTTAGAATATCTTCACGACAAAGCCAATCCACCAGTGATCTACCGTGACTTAAAATCCTCAAATATTTTGCTGGATAGGGATTTCAATGCAAAATTATCAGATTTTGGACTCGCAAAGCTTGGACCAACAGGGGACAAGACTCATGTGTCTTCAAGAGTGATGGGAACTTATGGATACTGCGCTCCCGAGTATCAAAGAACTGGGCAGCTTACAGTAAAATCAGATGTCTATAGTTTCGGCGTTGTGTTGCTCGAATTGATCACCGGAAGGAGAGCCATTGATAATACTAGACCAGCAAGGGAGCAAAATCTAGttgcctgg GCATATCCAATATTCAAGGAACCAAGCAGATACCCAGAACTAGCAGATCCCTTTCTAGAAGGAAACTACCCAATGAGATCATTACACCAAGCAGTTGCAGTAGCAGCCATGTGCCTCAATGAAGAACCATCAGTGAGGCCATTAATCAGTGATGTTGTAACTGCCCTCAGCTTCCTAGGAACAACCCCAGTAGGCCAGGATGGGAATAACAATATCAGAATTGCACCCATTGACATGCCGTCACCGCCACTAGAGCGAGGAACAGACGTCGTTGGTGCCGCGGCGGGCAGTACGATCACTTTTAACTTAATGGATGATGATAGCATTGCTGAGCGACAAAGAGTTGTGGCTGATGCCATTGAATGGGTTTCCAATAACACAAGGAAATAG